The following are from one region of the Mustela lutreola isolate mMusLut2 chromosome 7, mMusLut2.pri, whole genome shotgun sequence genome:
- the BEGAIN gene encoding brain-enriched guanylate kinase-associated protein isoform X3 — protein MWTGGRRPGRLRRAASAADMEKLRLRSPWVPSCVGQPRVLQGRLARSSPSLWDSALQEQKGELRKRLSYTTHKLEKLETEFDSTRHYLEIELRRAQEELEKVTEKLRRIQSNYMALQRINQELEDKLYRMGQHYEEEKRALSHEIVALNSHLLEAKVTIDKLSEDNELYRKDCNLAAQLLQCGQSYGRVHKVSEERVSLHMEKHGCSLPSPLCHPAYADSVPTCVIAKVLEKPDPTSLSSRLSDASARDLAFREGAEKQGPRPPYKGDIYCSDTALYCPEERRRARRPSVDAPVTDVGFLRAQNSTDSAAEEEEEVEAAAFPAGFRHEAFPGYAGSLPTSSSYSSFSATSEEKEHAQASTLTASQQAIYLNSRDELFNRKPPATAYEGSPRFAKATASVAVPLEAEVAPGFARTMSPYPAEPFRFPASPGPQQALMPPNLWSLRAKPGTARLAGEDVRGQWRPLSVEDVGAYSFPATTAGRASPCSFSERYYGSGGSPGKKAEGRASPLYATYKADSFSEGDDLSQGHLAEPRFLRASGDLSLSPGRAADPLPGYAPSQGDAERLGVQLCGAGGSPEPEHSPHSSRESLEPSSMEASPEMHPAARLSPQPAFPRTGGSGLSRKDSLTKAQLYGTLLN, from the exons CGCGCTGCAGGAGCAGAAGGGCGAGCTGCGCAAGCGGCTGTCCTACACCACGCACAAGCTCGAGAAGCTCGAGACCGAGTTCGACTCCACGCGCCACTACCTGGAGATCGAGCTGCGGCGCGCgcaggaggagctggagaaggtCACCGAGAAGCTGCGCAG GATTCAGAGCAACTACATGGCGCTGCAGAGGATCAACCAGGAGCTGGAGGACAAGCTGTATCGCATG GGCCAGCACTATGAGGAAGAGAAGCGAGCACTGAGCCACGAGATTGTTGCCCTCAACAGCCACCTGCTGGAGGCCAAGGTGACCATCGACAAGCTTTCGGAGGACAAT GAGCTCTACAGGAAGGACTGCAACCTAGCGGCCCAGCTGCTGCAGTGCGGCCAGAGCTACGGCAGGGTCCATAAGGTGTCCGAG GAGCGCGTGAGCCTGCACATGGAGAAGCACGGCTGCAGCCTGCCCTCCCCGCTCTGCCACCCGGCCTATGCCGACAGCGTCCCCACCTGCGTCATTGCCAAGGTGCTGGAGAAGCCGGACCCCACCAGCCTGTCCTCCCGCCTGTCCGACGCCTCAGCCCGCGACCTGGCCTTCCGGGAGGGGGCGGAGAAGCAGGGCCCACGGCCCCCCTACAAGGGGGACATCTACTGCAGCGACACGGCCCTCTACTGCCCCGAGGAGCGGCGGCGCGCCCGGCGGCCCAGCGTGGACGCGCCCGTGACCGACGTGGGCTTCCTGAGGGCCCAGAACTCCACCGACAGCGCGgccgaggaggaggaagaggtcgAGGCGGCCGCCTTCCCCGCAGGCTTCCGGCACGAGGCCTTCCCAGGCTACGCGGGCTCGCTGCCCACGTCCAGCTCTTACTCGAGCTTCAGCGCCACGTCGGAGGAGAAGGAGCACGCCCAGGCCAGCACGCTCACGGCCTCGCAGCAGGCCATCTACCTGAACAGCCGCGACGAGCTCTTCAACCGCAAGCCGCCCGCCACTGCCTACGAGGGCAGCCCGCGCTTCGCCAAGGCCACGGCCAGCGTGGCAGTGCCACTTGAGGCCGAGGTGGCCCCGGGGTTTGCGCGGACCATGTCTCCATACCCAGCCGAGCCCTTCCGCTTCCCGGCTTCCCCGGGCCCCCAGCAGGCCCTGATGCCCCCAAACCTGTGGAGCCTGCGGGCCAAGCCGGGGACGGCCCGGCTCGCTGGGGAGGACGTGCGGGGCCAGTGGCGACCCCTGAGCGTGGAGGACGTGGGCGCCTACTCCTTCCCGGCCACCACTGCCGGCCGCGCCTCGCCCTGCAGCTTCTCGGAACGCTACTATGGCAGCGGGGGCAGCCCGGGCAAGAAGGCCGAGGGCCGCGCCAGCCCGCTCTATGCCACCTACAAGGCCGACAGCTTCTCGGAGGGTGACGACCTCTCCCAGGGCCACCTGGCAGAGCCCCGCTTCCTCCGGGCCAGCGGCGACCTGAGCCTGAGCCCCGGCCGTGCGGCTGACCCGCTGCCCGGCTACGCGCCCAGCCAGGGGGACGCAGAGAGGCTCGGGGTGCAGCTGTGCGGGGCGGGCGGCAGCCCCGAGCCCGAGCACAGCCCCCACAGTTCCAGGGAGTCCCTGGAGCCCAGCTCCATGGAGGCCTCCCCGGAGATGCACCCCGCCGCCCGCCTCAGCCCGCAGCCGGCCTTCCCGCGGACTGGTGGCTCGGGGCTCAGCCGCAAGGACAGCCTCACGAAAGCGCAGCTCTACGGAACCTTGCTCAACTGA